The Deinococcus sp. Leaf326 genomic interval CTTCTATGGAAGAGTCTTGGTCCATTTCAATGCCTCTTGGCTCTTTACTCATCTCTAAATCTTTGTCATGATGGGTTTATCTCTATGCCTTCTCTGCTTCTTCCCCTGTCCAGTTCCCCAGTGCCGACCCAGCAGGCCTGCTTCGTCATGGTGGACTTGGTGGGAAGCACAGGGCTAGCCCAGCGCCTGCCGGTCGGGCATTACGCCGCCCTCATGACCGAGTTCGTGCAGCTGTTGTTCCTGAGCTTCGAGGCCCACGGCGGGCACATCCTGCAGCACCAAGGCGACGCCGTCCTGGCGTTCTGGCCCGAGGACCAGGCGGAGTCGGCGGTGCTCGCGGCGCTTGACGCCCACGACCGCGCTGCGCGGCTCAGTCTGGCCGGGCTGCTCGGTCTCTCGCTGCGGCTGCGCGGCGCCGTGACCTCCGGCGAGGTCGTCACCGGGCCGATCAGCGGTCAGCTCACCGCCTACGGCCTGCCGGTCAATTTTGCCCGTCGCCTGTGCGGCGCCGCCGAGCCGGGTCAGACGCTCGTATGTGACACCGTGAAGTCGGGCTGCGCCGGTACCCCGAGGCTGGACTTCACGGCACTGGACGGGCCGCTGGAACTGCGCGATTTCGGCAGTATCTGTGAGGTGTACGGAGTCCGGCGCGTACAGCGCGATAAGCAGATGAAAGTCGGCTAAGCCAGACCGACCGTCTTCTCATGAGAACGCTCTCTAGACTGACGGCATGGAACGCAAGCCGCTGGTCCTCGTCATTGAAGATGAAAAAGACATTGCCCGCTTCATAGAACTCGAACTTGCGGCCGAGGGCTACGCCACCGAGGTGGCCTTCGACGGCGTGACCGGCCTGTCCAAGTTCCGGGAAGTCAATCCCGATCTCGTCATCCTCGACCTCATGCTGCCGGTTCTCGACGGCCTGGAGGTCGCGCGGCGCATCCGCAAGACGAGCAACACTCCCATCATCATCCTGACGGCCAAGGACGGCATTC includes:
- a CDS encoding adenylate/guanylate cyclase domain-containing protein; translated protein: MPSLLLPLSSSPVPTQQACFVMVDLVGSTGLAQRLPVGHYAALMTEFVQLLFLSFEAHGGHILQHQGDAVLAFWPEDQAESAVLAALDAHDRAARLSLAGLLGLSLRLRGAVTSGEVVTGPISGQLTAYGLPVNFARRLCGAAEPGQTLVCDTVKSGCAGTPRLDFTALDGPLELRDFGSICEVYGVRRVQRDKQMKVG